A genomic region of Metopolophium dirhodum isolate CAU chromosome 1, ASM1992520v1, whole genome shotgun sequence contains the following coding sequences:
- the LOC132948278 gene encoding uncharacterized protein LOC132948278, whose protein sequence is MPKEKQSVSSRLKNIVREFGENTFATDASVLLSNIPLNKVSNQSFRTFLETYTGNNVPTETNLRLGYIDDIFDETMSKIKLELSGKKVWVSIDETTDVEGRFVANVIVGILEADYPGKQYLVHSEQLEKTNYSTICRVFDKSIGIIGIQHEDVLLFTSDAAPYMIKAGNTLKAFYSKMIHITCTAHGLHRVAEEVRGKFSNVDKLISSVKKIFRKAPNRVQLFKDEAPHLNLPPEPIITRWSTWIIASNYYCENIEIIRKILEKLDADDAVSIKEAKKYISKAGIERDLAYIKSNFTILTVSITKLQKQGLPLAEAINVFENVEKVFETLQGPIGKAVFNKLNNVTHKNVGLKILKNISNILSGVTMNTELEPGLTEDFSTDDLVYFKFAPITSVDIERSFSMYKTLLSNNRRSFHFENLYKHLIIQCNFQEQSQNK, encoded by the exons atgccTAAAGAAAAACAATCTGTTTCTAGTcgtcttaaaaatattgttcgcgAATTTGGTGAAAATACATTTGCAACCGACGCTAGTGTATTACTAT CAAATATACCACTGAATAAAGTTTCAAATCAAAGCTTTCGTACATTTTTGGAAACTTATACCGGAAATAATGTTCCTACAGAAACAAACTTGAGACTTGGATACATAGATGACATTTTTGACGAAACAATGAGTAAAATTAAACTTGAACTGTCTGGTAAAAAAGTTTGGGTCAGCATTGACGAAACTACCGATGTTGAAGGTAGGTTTGTTGCTAATGTAATTGTTGGTATACTTGAAGCAGATTACCCGGGTAaacaatatttagttcattcagaacaattagaaaaaacaaattattcgaCTATTTGCAGAGTATTCGACAAATCTATCGGAATCATTGGTATTCAACACGAGgatgttttattgtttacatCCGACGCCGCTCCCTATATGATAAAAGCTGGTAATACATTGAAAGCATTTTATTCCAAAATGATTCATATTACGTGTACAGCTCATGGACTCCACCGAGTAGCAGAGGAAGTAAGGGGCAAATTTAGTAATGTCGACAAACTTATTTCTAGTGTTAAGAAAATATTCCGAAAAGCACCAAACCGTGTTCAACTGTTCAAAGATGAAGCTCCTCATTTAAATTTGCCACCGGAGCCTATTATAACACGTTGGAGTACGTGGATCATCGCCTCGAATTACTATTGTGAAAACATTGAAATCATACGTAAAATTCTCGAAAAACTAGACGCCGATGATGCTGTTAGCATCAAAGAggccaaaaaatatatttccaaagCTGGTATTGAAAGAGATTTGGCCTACATAAAGtccaattttacaattttaacagtTTCCATTACCAAGTTGCAAAAACAAGGGCTACCATTAGCTGAAgctataaatgtatttgaaaatgttgaaaaagtttttgaaaCCCTTCAAGGACCAATTGGAAAAGCTGTTTTTAATAAACTCAATAACGTCACCCACAAAAATGTCggtcttaaaattttaaaaaatatttcaaatatattatctgGTGTAACTATGAACACAGAACTTGAACCTGGACTTACTGAAGACTTTTCAACAGATGATCTCGTGTACTTTAAGTTTGCACCAATTACGTCAGTGGACATTGAGCGGTCGTTTTCAATGTACAAGACTCTACTAAGTAACAATCGAAGATCATTTCACTTTGAAAACTTGTACAAACATCTAATTATTCAATGTAACTTTCAag aaCAATCGCAGAATAAATGA